The Bacteroidota bacterium genome contains a region encoding:
- a CDS encoding M23 family metallopeptidase gives MPKVEYKFNPGSFMIEKVKVTFKDWIKRALSVTAAGIAFGAVFTYAAYNFIDSPKEKMMKREIEQYKLQYQITNDRLNLITASLRDLQDRDDNIYRVIFEAEPIPSSIRKGGYGGADKYSQLMGFSNSDIIIQTSRKLDEITSQLYVQSKSFDEVFNMAKNKETMLASIPAIQPISNKDLKRLSSYFGYRTDPIYKVQKFHNGLDFTAPTGTKVYTTGDGTVAEVIKSRSGFGNTIVIDHGFGYQTHYCHLSRFNVTQGQQVKRGQVIGYVGNSGKSTAPHLHYILCKNGRPINPIYFFFNDLTPGQFEQIIELSQRPSQTMD, from the coding sequence ATGCCAAAGGTAGAATATAAGTTTAATCCGGGATCATTCATGATCGAGAAGGTGAAAGTGACCTTCAAGGACTGGATAAAACGCGCCCTTTCGGTTACCGCGGCAGGCATTGCTTTTGGCGCTGTATTCACCTATGCTGCTTACAATTTCATTGATTCGCCCAAAGAAAAAATGATGAAACGTGAAATTGAGCAGTACAAGCTCCAGTACCAGATCACCAATGACCGGCTGAATCTGATCACTGCCTCGCTAAGGGATCTGCAGGACAGGGATGATAATATCTACCGCGTCATTTTCGAGGCAGAACCTATTCCCAGTTCAATAAGAAAAGGAGGTTACGGAGGTGCGGATAAATATTCGCAGCTTATGGGCTTTTCCAATTCCGATATCATTATCCAGACCAGCAGAAAACTGGATGAGATCACAAGCCAGCTTTACGTTCAGTCCAAGTCATTCGATGAAGTTTTCAATATGGCCAAAAACAAGGAGACTATGCTGGCCAGCATTCCCGCCATACAACCTATCAGCAATAAAGATCTGAAGAGGCTTTCGTCATATTTTGGGTACAGGACAGATCCTATCTATAAAGTACAGAAATTTCACAACGGCCTTGATTTCACTGCACCGACAGGAACCAAGGTTTACACCACAGGCGATGGAACTGTTGCAGAGGTCATTAAATCACGAAGTGGTTTCGGCAATACGATTGTCATCGATCATGGATTCGGATATCAGACGCATTATTGCCATCTTTCGCGGTTTAATGTCACACAGGGACAGCAGGTGAAGCGCGGGCAGGTAATTGGTTATGTAGGTAATTCTGGTAAGTCAACAGCCCCGCACCTGCATTATATTCTTTGTAAAAATGGACGCCCTATCAATCCTATTTACTTCTTTTTCAATGACCTGACACCAGGGCAGTTCGAGCAGATCATCGAACTCTCACAGCGGCCATCCCAGACCATGGATTGA
- a CDS encoding MerR family transcriptional regulator — protein MTQGLYSIKDLEKLTGVKAHTIRIWEKRYAVVKPHRTATNIRYYNDLDLKKLLNISILQRHGLKISFLAHMTDDMIREKILNLTFQPTNHGSQIETLISAMIELDELKFEKALSAATLSLGFEDTVLQIIYPFLERIGVLWQAGSINPAQEHFVSSLIRQKMLVAIDGHAERPKADARRFILFLPENEWHELGLLFYAYLIRKSGHKIIYLGQSVPMSDLVEVSKFKPPDALITSITTPLDHDDLNKYIVRLSKTFPKQIIYTTGLQIIHSPLIFPSNVRKINNVMQFKEELVKYY, from the coding sequence ATGACTCAGGGGCTCTACTCGATTAAGGATCTTGAAAAACTCACCGGCGTCAAGGCACACACAATTCGGATATGGGAGAAACGTTACGCAGTTGTCAAACCTCATCGTACAGCCACCAATATCAGGTATTATAATGACCTGGATCTGAAAAAGCTTCTGAATATCTCGATTCTGCAACGACATGGTTTAAAGATTTCCTTTCTCGCTCACATGACAGATGATATGATCAGGGAAAAGATACTTAACCTGACATTTCAACCCACAAACCACGGCAGCCAGATAGAAACACTGATATCGGCCATGATTGAGCTGGATGAGCTGAAATTTGAAAAAGCACTTTCGGCCGCCACGCTGAGTCTGGGTTTCGAAGACACCGTTCTGCAAATCATTTATCCTTTTCTTGAAAGGATTGGTGTGCTATGGCAGGCCGGAAGCATCAATCCGGCACAGGAACATTTTGTGTCCAGCCTTATCCGGCAGAAAATGCTGGTGGCCATCGATGGACATGCCGAACGACCGAAAGCTGATGCCCGGCGTTTTATACTGTTCCTTCCGGAAAATGAATGGCATGAACTGGGATTGTTGTTTTATGCCTATCTTATCAGGAAAAGCGGCCATAAAATCATTTATCTCGGGCAATCGGTACCTATGAGTGATCTGGTTGAAGTATCGAAATTTAAGCCCCCTGATGCTCTGATCACATCAATAACCACCCCGCTTGATCATGATGATCTGAATAAATATATTGTCAGGCTTTCCAAAACCTTCCCGAAACAGATTATTTATACCACAGGTTTGCAAATTATACATTCACCTTTGATATTTCCCTCCAATGTCAGGAAAATCAATAATGTTATGCAATTCAAAGAGGAGCTTGTGAAATATTATTAG
- a CDS encoding RNA polymerase sigma factor codes for MTAIEFSHKLIGLQDNLHYFANLLTSNDEDAKDLVQDTLYKALINRDKFLPDTNLKAWTYTIMKNTFINNYRRNVKSNTILDISEDLYYLRNRASDTGDMPDNGLAVEDITKSIESLEEDQRMPFEMHTAGYKYKEIADALDLSIGTVKSRIFFTRKKLMDSLKAYKTN; via the coding sequence ATGACAGCAATTGAATTCAGTCATAAGCTAATCGGTCTGCAGGACAATCTTCATTATTTTGCCAATTTATTGACCTCAAATGACGAAGATGCAAAGGATCTGGTTCAGGACACTTTATATAAAGCCTTAATAAACAGGGATAAATTCCTGCCTGATACAAATCTAAAGGCCTGGACATATACCATCATGAAAAATACGTTTATAAATAACTACCGCCGCAATGTCAAATCAAACACCATTCTTGATATTTCTGAGGACTTGTATTATTTGAGGAACAGGGCCAGTGATACCGGTGATATGCCTGATAACGGTTTGGCTGTTGAGGATATCACTAAATCCATTGAATCATTGGAGGAAGATCAACGCATGCCGTTTGAAATGCACACAGCAGGCTATAAGTATAAAGAAATTGCCGATGCACTTGATCTATCCATTGGAACAGTGAAAAGCAGGATATTTTTCACCCGTAAAAAGCTGATGGATAGTTTGAAAGCTTATAAAACCAATTAA
- the alaS gene encoding alanine--tRNA ligase, whose amino-acid sequence MDAGQIRDAFLQFFRTKGHQIVPSAPMVIKDDPTLMFTNAGMNQFKEIFLGHSSAKYTRVANIQKCLRVSGKHNDLEEVGIDTYHHTMFEMLGNWSFGDYFKTEAIEWAWELLTVVLGISKDDLYVTVFAGDEPDSLPADTESFNLWKNIIGEDRIIFGSQKDNFWEMGDTGPCGPCSEIHADIRSRDEKIVTPGRELINMGHPQVIEIWNLVFIEYNRSADGHLEPLPQKHIDTGMGFERLCMVLQGKKSNYDTDIFQPVISEISKVTSIHYGDTFQHDVAMRVIADHLRAVAFAIADGQLPSNTGAGYVIRRILRRAVRYGFTFLNQKEPFIHELLPILVSRMKAAFPELARQQDMIRKVIAEEELSFLRTLAFGIKRFEQYVAAMGGNKTIEGIFAFDLFDTYGFPIDLTQLMAKELGLTVDMEGFSKGMNEQKERSRQAAVIDSGDWIILSGNDGGAFIGYDILQATVRITRYRKVTVKNEEKYQLVFDKTPFYPESGGQIGDKGYIEQNGEKILITDTKKEHNLIVHYADKLPAEPSHDIIAVVDQVSRTLAACNHSATHLLHNALREVLGKFAEQKGSFVGPTHLRFDFSHYQKLSNEELARVEALVNQKIRQNITLDEKRTVPIHEALALGAIAFFGEKYGDQVRVIRFDNSIELCGGTHVTATGQIGLFKIISESAIAAGIRRIEAITADRAEAYINSQIQIIDEIKNLLKNPGDVVKSVSNLLDENLALQKQIEKYNKKRLEDIKKQLIDQVRQISGVNFIGARIDIEPAALKDLVFDLRNSIENMVVVLGSENNGKANLTIMISDNLVKERGLHAGTMIREVSKEISGGGGGQAHYASAGGNDPVGINRAIQKVEQMIS is encoded by the coding sequence ATGGATGCGGGTCAGATCAGAGATGCTTTCCTGCAGTTTTTCCGGACAAAGGGCCATCAGATAGTTCCTTCCGCCCCGATGGTCATTAAAGATGATCCGACACTGATGTTTACCAATGCCGGGATGAATCAGTTCAAGGAAATTTTTCTCGGTCATTCCTCTGCGAAATATACACGCGTAGCCAATATCCAAAAATGCCTCCGCGTTTCCGGTAAACACAATGACCTTGAAGAGGTTGGCATAGATACCTACCACCATACCATGTTTGAAATGCTGGGTAACTGGTCGTTCGGCGATTACTTTAAAACAGAGGCCATTGAATGGGCATGGGAGTTACTCACAGTGGTCCTGGGTATCAGTAAAGATGATCTTTATGTTACTGTATTTGCAGGTGATGAGCCTGATAGCCTGCCGGCTGATACCGAGTCTTTTAACCTGTGGAAAAATATCATCGGTGAAGACCGGATTATTTTTGGTTCCCAAAAAGACAATTTCTGGGAAATGGGCGATACAGGGCCATGTGGCCCCTGTTCCGAAATACATGCCGACATACGCAGCAGGGATGAAAAAATAGTGACACCTGGGCGGGAACTGATAAACATGGGACACCCGCAGGTCATCGAAATCTGGAACCTGGTCTTTATTGAATATAACAGGTCCGCTGACGGGCACCTCGAACCTTTACCACAAAAACATATCGACACAGGCATGGGTTTCGAACGACTTTGCATGGTGTTGCAAGGCAAAAAATCGAATTATGATACCGACATATTTCAGCCTGTCATCAGCGAAATATCTAAAGTGACAAGTATACATTATGGAGATACTTTCCAGCACGATGTGGCCATGCGTGTCATTGCCGACCATCTCAGGGCTGTTGCTTTTGCCATTGCCGACGGACAACTGCCTTCCAATACCGGTGCAGGATATGTCATCCGCAGGATATTGCGGCGTGCCGTTCGTTATGGCTTTACCTTCCTGAACCAGAAGGAACCATTTATTCATGAGCTCTTGCCTATACTGGTCAGCCGGATGAAGGCCGCCTTCCCTGAACTCGCCCGGCAACAGGACATGATCAGAAAAGTGATCGCTGAAGAAGAATTATCCTTCCTGCGCACACTGGCTTTTGGCATCAAACGGTTTGAACAATATGTTGCTGCGATGGGAGGCAATAAGACTATTGAAGGAATTTTCGCCTTTGATTTGTTCGATACCTATGGATTTCCTATCGACCTTACACAGCTTATGGCTAAGGAACTCGGACTTACTGTCGACATGGAAGGCTTCAGCAAAGGTATGAACGAACAAAAAGAACGGTCACGTCAGGCTGCTGTAATCGACTCGGGCGACTGGATCATACTGTCGGGCAATGATGGCGGTGCCTTTATCGGATATGACATCCTGCAGGCCACCGTGAGAATAACACGTTACAGAAAAGTCACTGTTAAAAATGAAGAGAAGTACCAGCTTGTCTTTGATAAAACCCCTTTTTATCCTGAAAGTGGCGGTCAGATCGGGGATAAAGGCTATATCGAACAAAATGGTGAAAAAATCCTGATAACCGACACAAAAAAGGAGCATAACCTTATTGTTCACTATGCCGACAAATTACCTGCCGAGCCTTCGCATGACATCATAGCCGTTGTGGATCAGGTGAGCCGCACACTGGCAGCATGTAATCATTCTGCCACGCATTTGCTGCATAATGCCTTGCGGGAAGTCCTTGGGAAATTTGCCGAACAGAAGGGATCCTTTGTCGGTCCAACGCATTTACGCTTTGACTTCAGCCATTATCAGAAGTTAAGCAATGAAGAGCTTGCCCGTGTCGAAGCCCTCGTCAATCAAAAGATCCGACAGAATATTACACTGGATGAGAAACGCACCGTTCCGATTCATGAGGCCCTGGCTTTGGGAGCTATAGCCTTTTTTGGAGAAAAATATGGCGATCAGGTGCGGGTGATCCGTTTTGATAATTCCATTGAATTATGCGGAGGAACACACGTCACAGCAACCGGTCAGATCGGGCTCTTCAAAATTATCTCCGAAAGTGCCATCGCAGCCGGCATAAGGAGAATAGAAGCTATCACAGCCGATAGGGCAGAGGCATATATCAACAGTCAGATTCAAATTATCGATGAAATAAAAAACCTCCTGAAAAATCCCGGCGATGTTGTAAAAAGTGTCAGCAATCTTCTGGATGAAAATCTTGCACTTCAGAAACAGATTGAAAAATATAATAAAAAGAGACTGGAGGATATTAAAAAACAATTGATTGACCAGGTCAGGCAAATCAGTGGTGTCAATTTCATCGGCGCCAGGATTGACATCGAACCTGCTGCTCTTAAAGACCTGGTTTTTGACCTGAGAAATTCCATAGAGAATATGGTCGTGGTTCTTGGTTCAGAAAATAATGGCAAAGCAAATCTGACCATAATGATATCCGATAACCTCGTCAAAGAAAGAGGCCTGCATGCCGGTACAATGATCCGTGAGGTATCAAAGGAAATCAGTGGTGGCGGTGGCGGACAGGCTCACTACGCTTCTGCCGGCGGTAATGATCCTGTTGGTATTAACCGTGCGATCCAAAAAGTTGAACAAATGATTTCCTGA
- a CDS encoding carboxypeptidase regulatory-like domain-containing protein: MVIDSGDFYGVMIQRGDWPDCAPIAIDQSNPVYRSYSRFVIGGGPWTPAGYNDFMVRALIYPRNNQSRQVPTSSEIDITLNIEHTVSLYPSATVAGTYKVGEAKYTPMTDMPPENRNFESYEIFILPEGEETNPENWILLDSTLTSSDYTDTHWPEYENGWIRYAVISKYTYNQSEPVFSNLLLKSDKYDVLIHVRGCEGQPLVGAVVIFCNMANPSGCDTLYTDETGSGSFSDLDPGIYSLEIIYEDLQPFYLSHIGLFNDITINVTLCDCCPPPQNFHVNSQTGVATWLPPFIDYYTVYEEGFEGGVIPAGWTQEYIAQDVSWAVQTGSPSGVPDFAHGGEYNACFTGSSAKTRLITPEIDLSGELIPKLIFYHTQPQSRGQDELKIYYRTSPTAIWKPITSFFSSFPVWTKAELNLPNPTSTYQIGFLGDSPEPSGLGICLDDIKVIAGVDPTEGDGETRVLEGYNIYLNGVLLAFTAELTYTYTDLVVGEFYVAGVDAQYTTCHSLIVEFPFTYYTCDYFYQPNGFTGQVNGMDVLLVWDPGWVEFGEYEIRYDDGEPENAMAWDDAGGEVAVRISPGGYPCEVLSAYVHIFDGTWPAGTILNPMRIVIYDDDGGNGMPGTNLGQVDFTPADYNWVEIDVSDLDIVIASGDFYIAHMQLQGYPDCPPTAIDESSAGSGRSYDHEVGTGWAPGQYDLYMIRAKVYGPYYGEQILEPVMVPAGGLPTGGAVTANAPAAPVATGLVELGSGEYVFPDGRSRFTLLGYNVYKNNKLLNDDVLTSSQYLDVCSPGGIYYYNVTAVWDMGESCFLDPSYEAHVGEDLLLPTGLSAELLECDDVLLTWDIPGEVTGQWIHWDNGENYDAIGLTSGGSFMVASRWEVTDLAAYDGMYLTKIKFYPRGASTDYALKVWIGENAGTLVVDQPIDSVVLDEWNKVTLTTPVQIDATQELWFGYAIIEHPEGEYPAGCDHGPAIAGKGDMITTDGETWDPLSGYGLDYNWNLQGWVTTEAVYAPLVSLPRAKIENSGDVYPAAGMLKPVSTATFDDNSRLTLLGYNLWRNGNNVHFVPAPDTFYIDPSVAAGTWEYYVSAVYDEGESFTSEPATVVIIPRGDLKGYVRDVSTWLTVPGAVVSVSPAGLADTTDTEGFFLFTDIAAGFYEVTAIAEGYDTTVLAEIEVKNDEITFLNIPVYSVNAEIFPLPFTETWYSGLFETHSWTYTPDIGNWMIADDFGQPSPSAVFDFTPFNDFYSYSLVSPVIDATMAQEHVWLSFDVSLDDFAPGDQEELRVEIWGDTSWKLVDKFDSEESFEWEHWSYGISNLTKGRLVRLRFTATGENSYMINKWGVDNIRIYEASQSFLEGIVTELAGGDPVENAKITTDGFLAAFTDSQGYYSCDIDGSTFTVACEAAGFNTVEEEIEINGLTSWDVQLTQPVMTIDPQSLYQVYDPNTSDTLVFSQIITIYNEGNGPLEWSAGIEYFDDSGNGSVPSEDNWLSLNIIQGVVQPAGQHQVTAIFNAEGLSSEYSYLASITFSSSPDVGTIIVMVTFDILSGVTEIINKNLIQIYPNPSRNEITITSSENIRALRIMNYPGQVVCDLAGDLGTKFTINISGLSDGTYMMEFEMDDGSVVTSKIVVDR, encoded by the coding sequence GTGGTTATCGATAGTGGTGACTTTTACGGTGTGATGATTCAAAGAGGCGATTGGCCCGACTGCGCACCGATCGCTATTGACCAAAGTAATCCTGTTTACCGTAGCTATTCGAGATTTGTTATCGGTGGAGGACCATGGACACCCGCAGGATACAACGACTTTATGGTCCGTGCCTTGATCTATCCGAGAAATAACCAGTCACGGCAAGTACCAACATCTTCTGAAATTGATATCACGCTAAACATAGAGCATACTGTTTCATTATATCCTTCAGCAACAGTGGCAGGAACATATAAAGTGGGCGAAGCCAAATACACACCAATGACTGACATGCCACCGGAAAACCGGAATTTTGAAAGCTATGAAATATTTATCCTCCCGGAAGGAGAAGAGACAAATCCCGAAAATTGGATTCTGCTGGATTCCACATTGACCTCATCGGATTATACCGACACGCATTGGCCCGAATATGAAAACGGCTGGATTAGGTATGCGGTGATAAGTAAATATACCTACAATCAATCGGAACCGGTATTTTCCAATTTATTGCTAAAATCCGACAAGTATGACGTTTTGATACATGTCCGTGGATGTGAGGGTCAACCATTAGTAGGTGCGGTGGTGATCTTTTGTAATATGGCCAACCCTAGTGGATGTGATACACTATATACCGACGAAACTGGCTCCGGAAGTTTCAGCGATCTTGATCCAGGTATATATTCGTTGGAGATCATTTACGAAGATTTGCAGCCTTTTTATCTCTCTCATATCGGACTTTTCAACGATATTACAATTAATGTTACTTTATGCGACTGTTGCCCTCCGCCCCAGAATTTCCATGTGAACAGTCAGACCGGCGTGGCCACATGGTTACCACCGTTTATAGATTACTATACAGTTTATGAAGAAGGCTTTGAAGGCGGTGTGATACCGGCAGGATGGACACAGGAATACATCGCACAGGATGTATCGTGGGCAGTACAGACAGGAAGCCCGAGCGGCGTACCGGACTTTGCCCATGGCGGCGAGTACAATGCGTGCTTTACTGGCAGCTCGGCAAAAACCAGGCTGATAACTCCAGAAATAGACCTATCTGGCGAATTAATACCAAAACTGATCTTCTATCATACACAGCCACAGAGCAGGGGACAGGATGAGTTGAAGATATATTACCGTACATCTCCAACAGCCATCTGGAAACCGATAACGTCATTTTTCAGCAGCTTTCCGGTATGGACCAAGGCTGAATTGAACCTGCCGAATCCGACAAGCACTTACCAGATAGGCTTTCTGGGTGATAGCCCCGAACCTTCCGGATTGGGTATATGCCTGGATGACATCAAGGTGATTGCCGGTGTTGACCCGACAGAAGGTGACGGCGAAACCAGGGTGCTCGAAGGATATAATATATACCTGAATGGTGTACTTCTGGCCTTCACAGCCGAATTGACGTATACTTATACCGACCTGGTGGTCGGCGAATTCTATGTAGCCGGCGTGGATGCACAGTATACGACATGCCACTCGCTGATCGTGGAATTCCCGTTCACTTATTATACATGCGACTACTTCTATCAGCCGAATGGCTTCACTGGCCAGGTCAATGGCATGGATGTACTGTTGGTATGGGACCCAGGATGGGTAGAATTTGGTGAATATGAGATCAGGTATGATGACGGCGAACCGGAAAATGCCATGGCATGGGACGATGCAGGAGGAGAAGTAGCTGTACGTATATCACCAGGAGGTTATCCATGCGAAGTATTGTCAGCTTATGTACATATATTTGATGGCACCTGGCCGGCAGGAACAATCCTGAACCCGATGCGCATTGTTATTTACGATGATGACGGTGGCAACGGCATGCCGGGAACGAACCTGGGACAGGTAGATTTTACGCCGGCGGATTACAATTGGGTCGAGATTGATGTAAGTGACCTGGATATCGTCATTGCCAGTGGCGACTTTTACATAGCACACATGCAGTTGCAAGGTTACCCGGATTGTCCTCCGACAGCTATAGACGAATCATCGGCAGGTTCAGGCCGTAGTTATGACCACGAAGTTGGAACAGGCTGGGCACCGGGACAGTACGATTTGTATATGATAAGGGCAAAAGTTTATGGTCCTTATTATGGTGAACAAATACTGGAACCGGTGATGGTACCGGCAGGCGGCCTTCCAACAGGCGGCGCAGTAACAGCAAATGCCCCGGCAGCACCGGTGGCTACAGGTTTGGTGGAATTAGGATCGGGCGAATATGTCTTCCCGGATGGACGTTCCAGATTCACACTGTTGGGATATAATGTTTATAAAAACAATAAATTACTGAATGATGATGTGTTGACATCATCACAATACCTGGATGTATGCTCACCAGGCGGTATATATTATTATAATGTAACGGCAGTTTGGGACATGGGCGAAAGCTGTTTCCTGGATCCATCCTATGAAGCTCACGTAGGCGAAGACCTCTTGCTACCAACAGGATTATCAGCAGAATTGCTTGAATGCGATGATGTGTTGCTGACATGGGATATACCTGGCGAAGTTACAGGTCAATGGATACATTGGGATAATGGCGAGAACTATGACGCAATCGGATTAACATCAGGAGGAAGCTTTATGGTAGCATCGCGTTGGGAAGTTACGGACCTGGCAGCCTATGATGGCATGTACCTGACCAAGATCAAGTTCTACCCTCGCGGAGCATCGACAGATTACGCACTGAAGGTATGGATAGGTGAAAATGCCGGAACACTGGTTGTGGATCAGCCGATAGACTCAGTGGTACTTGATGAATGGAATAAGGTAACATTGACCACACCGGTACAGATTGATGCCACACAGGAGCTGTGGTTTGGTTATGCAATCATAGAACATCCGGAAGGCGAATATCCTGCAGGATGCGACCATGGCCCGGCTATAGCCGGCAAGGGAGACATGATCACAACGGACGGAGAAACATGGGATCCATTGTCAGGATATGGACTGGATTATAACTGGAACCTGCAAGGATGGGTGACAACAGAAGCTGTGTATGCACCACTGGTATCATTGCCACGGGCTAAAATAGAAAACAGCGGCGATGTATATCCGGCAGCAGGAATGCTGAAGCCGGTATCGACAGCAACGTTTGACGACAACAGCAGGTTGACCCTGTTAGGATACAACCTGTGGAGAAACGGCAACAACGTCCACTTTGTGCCTGCACCGGATACATTCTACATTGATCCGTCAGTAGCAGCGGGTACATGGGAATACTATGTATCCGCAGTGTACGATGAAGGTGAATCCTTCACCTCAGAACCGGCTACTGTCGTGATCATTCCCAGGGGTGATTTGAAAGGATATGTAAGGGATGTAAGCACATGGCTGACTGTTCCCGGCGCTGTTGTGAGTGTAAGTCCGGCAGGTCTGGCCGACACGACTGATACGGAGGGATTTTTTCTTTTCACAGATATCGCGGCGGGTTTTTATGAAGTCACTGCCATCGCCGAAGGCTATGATACGACTGTTCTTGCAGAAATCGAAGTTAAAAATGATGAGATCACCTTCCTGAATATTCCGGTATATTCCGTTAATGCCGAAATTTTCCCATTGCCCTTCACCGAAACATGGTATTCAGGCTTGTTTGAGACTCATTCCTGGACATATACTCCTGATATAGGCAACTGGATGATTGCAGATGATTTTGGTCAGCCATCACCCTCTGCAGTATTTGACTTTACTCCTTTTAATGATTTTTATTCTTACTCACTCGTAAGCCCGGTAATTGATGCCACGATGGCACAGGAACATGTCTGGCTTTCATTTGATGTATCGTTGGATGACTTTGCACCGGGAGATCAAGAAGAACTCCGTGTTGAAATTTGGGGTGATACTTCATGGAAACTTGTGGATAAATTTGACAGCGAGGAGTCGTTTGAGTGGGAACATTGGTCTTATGGTATTTCCAATCTGACGAAAGGCAGGCTTGTCAGGTTAAGGTTTACAGCAACAGGCGAAAACTCATACATGATCAATAAGTGGGGTGTTGATAATATCAGGATTTATGAAGCTTCACAGTCCTTTCTTGAAGGTATTGTGACCGAGCTGGCTGGCGGGGATCCGGTGGAGAATGCAAAAATCACTACTGACGGATTCCTTGCGGCATTCACTGACAGCCAGGGATATTATTCCTGCGATATTGATGGTAGTACATTTACCGTAGCATGTGAGGCAGCTGGATTCAATACTGTAGAAGAAGAAATAGAAATTAATGGCCTCACATCCTGGGATGTGCAGTTGACACAGCCGGTGATGACCATCGATCCACAGTCGCTTTACCAGGTGTATGATCCTAATACTTCTGATACCCTGGTCTTTTCGCAGATAATTACAATTTACAATGAAGGTAATGGTCCACTTGAGTGGTCGGCCGGAATTGAATATTTTGATGATTCCGGCAACGGGAGTGTGCCATCTGAGGATAACTGGTTGTCACTTAACATAATCCAGGGTGTGGTCCAACCTGCCGGTCAACACCAGGTGACAGCCATTTTTAATGCTGAAGGACTTAGTAGCGAGTACAGCTACCTGGCATCCATAACTTTTTCATCATCACCCGATGTGGGTACAATCATCGTGATGGTTACTTTCGATATATTAAGCGGTGTAACTGAGATCATCAATAAAAACCTGATACAGATATATCCCAACCCATCACGGAATGAGATCACCATTACCTCTTCTGAAAATATAAGAGCATTAAGGATCATGAATTATCCCGGTCAGGTTGTTTGTGATTTGGCCGGAGATTTGGGTACGAAATTCACCATCAATATTTCCGGTCTTTCTGATGGTACTTACATGATGGAATTCGAAATGGATGATGGGAGTGTTGTCACATCAAAAATTGTAGTCGATCGATAA
- a CDS encoding MerR family transcriptional regulator: MESQDNKPEKVYYSIGEVADMLHVNASLIRFWEKEFNIIKPHKNKKGNRYFKPEDIDILKSIYYLVKEKGYTLDGARKKLKESKNDTLKTVEVIASLKRIRSVLVEIREST; encoded by the coding sequence ATGGAATCCCAGGATAACAAGCCGGAAAAAGTATATTACTCCATTGGAGAAGTGGCTGACATGCTGCATGTCAATGCTTCACTGATCCGTTTCTGGGAAAAGGAATTCAACATCATTAAACCTCATAAGAATAAAAAAGGCAATCGTTATTTTAAGCCTGAGGATATCGACATACTTAAATCGATATACTATCTGGTAAAAGAAAAGGGGTACACCCTCGATGGCGCCAGGAAAAAGCTGAAAGAGAGCAAAAACGACACGCTTAAAACGGTGGAGGTCATTGCTTCGCTGAAGAGAATCAGGTCTGTTCTGGTAGAGATAAGGGAATCGACGTAG